One Catenulispora sp. GP43 genomic window, TGTGGCGGAGGTGGCCGGCGTGACCGTCCGTACGCTGCATCACTACGACGAGATCGGGCTCGTTCGTCCGTCGGCGCGGACCGCGTCCGGGTACCGGGCCTACTCGGCCGGTGATGTGGAGCGGTTGCGGGAGGTGCTGGTTTACCGGCGGTTGGGGTTCGGGCTGCGGGAGATTGCCGACTTGGTTGGTGATCCGTCCATTGACGCGGTCGGGCACCTGCGCCGGTTGCGTGGGCTGCTGCTGGGGCAGCGTGACAGTGCCGATGCCATGGTGGCTGCCATCGACGGGGAGTTGGAGGCGCGGGCGACGGGGATGACGCTGACGCTGGAACAGCAGCTTGGGATGTTCGGCGCGCGGCTTAATGACGTCATCGGGGACGCGTATCCCGTGACGCGGCACACCGAGCCGCGGATCGCCGAGCAGGTCTGGGCCGCGGTGGGTGACGCGCGGACCGTGTTGAACGTCGGGGCCGGCACCGGTGCCTACGAGCCGCCGGGGCGCGAGGTCGTCGCGGTGGAGCCTTCGGCGGTGATGCGGGCGCAGCGGCCGGCGGGTGCGGCGCCGTGTGTCGGGGCTGTCGCCGAACAGCTGCCGTTCGCCGATCGGTGCTTCGATGCCGCGATGGCGTTCAGCACCGTTCATCACTGGAGGGACCCGATCGCAGGGTTGCGCGAGATGCGGCGTGTGGCCAAGCGGGTGGTGGTGTTCACGTTCGACGCCAGCGACTTCGCGTGGCGCCGCCGCTTCTGGCTCACGCGCGACTACCTGCCAGAGGTCGCCAGCCTCCATGCGGACTGGTCGTTGTCCGATCTCGCGGAGGCGATCGGGGCCCGCGTCGAACCGGTGCTCATCCCGTGGGACTGCGCCGATGGCTTCTTCGAGGCGCATTGGCGTCGGCCCGAAGCCTATTTGGACGAGCATGTGCGCCGCGCGGTATCGACCTGGACCAGGGTCGGCGCGAAGGCCGAGCAGCGGGCGGTGAGCGACCTGCGTGACGACCTCGCCTCGGGGCGGTGGTCCGAGCGCAATCGCGAATTGCTTGGCCTGGATGCGGCGGAACTCGGTTTGCGCTTGCTCGTCGCCTGAGACAACGCCCCTTTTGCCGCCTCGGTCATGTCAGCCGTGGACGGCCATCTGATGCTGCGTGCCTGGCGCAGACTACTACGAAAGGATCTGTGATGAAGCGAACCGGAGACCACACCCCTGCTGCCGAACGACGAGGCGAGCGGCCGCCGAAGGACGCCCGGCAGCTGCTTGC contains:
- a CDS encoding MerR family transcriptional regulator is translated as MEEHLTVGRVAEVAGVTVRTLHHYDEIGLVRPSARTASGYRAYSAGDVERLREVLVYRRLGFGLREIADLVGDPSIDAVGHLRRLRGLLLGQRDSADAMVAAIDGELEARATGMTLTLEQQLGMFGARLNDVIGDAYPVTRHTEPRIAEQVWAAVGDARTVLNVGAGTGAYEPPGREVVAVEPSAVMRAQRPAGAAPCVGAVAEQLPFADRCFDAAMAFSTVHHWRDPIAGLREMRRVAKRVVVFTFDASDFAWRRRFWLTRDYLPEVASLHADWSLSDLAEAIGARVEPVLIPWDCADGFFEAHWRRPEAYLDEHVRRAVSTWTRVGAKAEQRAVSDLRDDLASGRWSERNRELLGLDAAELGLRLLVA